A portion of the Cryptomeria japonica chromosome 5, Sugi_1.0, whole genome shotgun sequence genome contains these proteins:
- the LOC131875591 gene encoding embryo-specific protein ATS3A-like yields MPSGAMAWRLQSIRFLLINLALLACICATAEGECSYILEVKTSKKTLIHFDPGTKDHVRVRFGDKSQREVIHDHLSDPFEGNKKHPFKANKVAKFNISGNCLESDVCYLYFKVEGTDKWKPKHAVVDDGEMNYKFWLKDRYMPEKSWDGRNHCKAQEQLASSASEDEMYEKTESTKIKPCKSPAGKKKAGFKSC; encoded by the exons ATGCCCAGTGGAGCTATGGCATGGAGACTTCAATCCATTCGTTTTCTTCTCATTAATTTGGCTCTACTGGCCTGCATCTGTGCCACTGCAGAG GGAGAATGCTCATATATACTAGAGGTAAAGACTTCGAAGAAGACCCTAATTCATTTTGATccaggtaccaaagaccatgtccgcgtgagatttggagacaaaagCCAAAGGGAGGTGATCCATGATCATCTGAGTGATCCCTTTGAAGGAAACAAAAAACACCCATTCAAGGCAAACAAAGTTGCTAAGTTTAATATAAGTGGCAACTGTCTAGAAAGTGATGTGTGTTATCTCTATTTCAAAGTAGAGGGAACAGATAAGTGGAAACCTAAGCATGCTGTAGTAGATGATGGAGAAATGAATTATAAATTTTGGTTGAAGGACAGATACATGCCTGAGAAATCCTGGGATGGAAGGAATCATTGCAAAGCTCAGGAGCAGTTAGCTTCTTCTGCCTCAGAAGATGAAATGTATGAAAAGACCGAGAGTACTAAAATCAAGCCTTGTAAGAGCCCAGCTGGAAAGAAAAAGGCTGGCTTTAAATCATGCTGA
- the LOC131876312 gene encoding embryo-specific protein ATS3-like isoform X1 produces MAWRLQILGFLLINLALLACICATAQEENCSYTLEVETSCYPLSGTDERVLVRFGDKSFYEKNKTEKIPVDMAWRLKSVWFLLINLAPLACICAITKGECPYILEVKTSKRTLVYYDPGTKDHVRVRFGDKSQSEVMDRHLSEPFEGNNQQPFEADNTAKFNISGTCVESDVCYLYFKVEGTDKWKPNHAVVYSGEMNSTFYFKDRYMPENSWDGHDFWEEREQLASFAVEDSMYQKTQNTNKKPCKRPGGKSGKKCT; encoded by the exons ATGGCATGGAGACTTCAGATTCTTGGTTTTCTTCTCATAAATTTGGCTCTACTGGCGTGTATATGTGCCACTGCACAG GAAGAAAATTGTTCCTATACATTAGAGGTGGAGACATCATGTTATCCACTTTCAGGGACAGACGAGCGAGTGCTTGTGAGGTTTGGGGACAAAAGCTTTTATGAAAAAAACAAAACCGAG AAAATCCCAGTGGATATGGCATGGAGACTTAAATCCGTTTGGTTTCTTCTCATAAATTTGGCTCCACTGGCGTGCATCTGTGCCATAACAAAG GGAGAATGCCCATATATATTAGAGGTAAAGACTTCAAAACGGACTCTGGTTTATTATGATCCAGGTACGAAAGACCATGTTCGtgtgagatttggagacaaaagCCAAAGTGAGGTGATGGATCGTCATCTGAGTGAGCCTTTTGAAGGAAACAATCAACAGCCATTTGAGGCAGATAACACTGCTAAGTTTAATATAAGTGGCACCTGTGTAGAAAGTGATGTGTGTTATCTCTATTTTAAAGTAGAGGGAACAGATAAGTGGAAACCTAATCATGCTGTAGTATATAGTGGAGAAATGAATTCTACATTTTACTTTAAGGACAGATACATGCCTGAGAATTCTTGGGATGGCCATGACTTTTGGGAAGAAAGGGAGCAGTTAGCTTCTTTTGCAGTAGAAGATTCAATGTATCAGAAGACCCAGAACACTAATAAAAAGCCTTGTAAGAGACCAGGAGGAAAGTCTGGCAAGAAATGTACTTGA
- the LOC131876312 gene encoding embryo-specific protein ATS3A-like isoform X2 codes for MAWRLQILGFLLINLALLACICATAQEENCSYTLEVETSCYPLSGTDERVLVRFGDKSFYEKNKTEGECPYILEVKTSKRTLVYYDPGTKDHVRVRFGDKSQSEVMDRHLSEPFEGNNQQPFEADNTAKFNISGTCVESDVCYLYFKVEGTDKWKPNHAVVYSGEMNSTFYFKDRYMPENSWDGHDFWEEREQLASFAVEDSMYQKTQNTNKKPCKRPGGKSGKKCT; via the exons ATGGCATGGAGACTTCAGATTCTTGGTTTTCTTCTCATAAATTTGGCTCTACTGGCGTGTATATGTGCCACTGCACAG GAAGAAAATTGTTCCTATACATTAGAGGTGGAGACATCATGTTATCCACTTTCAGGGACAGACGAGCGAGTGCTTGTGAGGTTTGGGGACAAAAGCTTTTATGAAAAAAACAAAACCGAG GGAGAATGCCCATATATATTAGAGGTAAAGACTTCAAAACGGACTCTGGTTTATTATGATCCAGGTACGAAAGACCATGTTCGtgtgagatttggagacaaaagCCAAAGTGAGGTGATGGATCGTCATCTGAGTGAGCCTTTTGAAGGAAACAATCAACAGCCATTTGAGGCAGATAACACTGCTAAGTTTAATATAAGTGGCACCTGTGTAGAAAGTGATGTGTGTTATCTCTATTTTAAAGTAGAGGGAACAGATAAGTGGAAACCTAATCATGCTGTAGTATATAGTGGAGAAATGAATTCTACATTTTACTTTAAGGACAGATACATGCCTGAGAATTCTTGGGATGGCCATGACTTTTGGGAAGAAAGGGAGCAGTTAGCTTCTTTTGCAGTAGAAGATTCAATGTATCAGAAGACCCAGAACACTAATAAAAAGCCTTGTAAGAGACCAGGAGGAAAGTCTGGCAAGAAATGTACTTGA